Below is a genomic region from Mucilaginibacter auburnensis.
GATGGGTTTTTAAATCCATCGCTATTTTTGTTTTAATTGCAATATGCAAACAGCTATAAGCCTCACCAACATCAGCAAAACCTTCAATTACGGCAAACCAACACAGGTTGATGCCGTCAAGAATGTTAATTTAGCTATTGAAGACGGTGAGTTTGTTGTTATTGTAGGGTCAAACGGTTCAGGAAAGACAACCCTGCTTAACCTCATTTCGGGCAGCATCTACCCTACTGCCGGCACAATCAAAATTTACGATACTGACGTTACCAACCTGGCTGATCATGAACGAAGCAGGTGGATAGCCAGGGTTTTTCAAAATCCGTTAAGCGGTACAGCATCCGAATTGAGCATTTTAGACAATTTTCGTTTGGCGGCATTGCGTACAAAGGCTAAAGGCTTTACTATTGGGATTGACCAAAGATTTAAAAATATAGTAAAAGACAAAGTTGCCGGTTTAGGCATGGGGCTTGAAAATAAAATCGACCAGGCAATGGGCACTTTGTCTGGCGGGCAAAGGCAGGCGCTTACGTTGTTAATGAGCGTAATGGATGATTGCAAGGTTTTGTTGTTAGATGAGCCCACAGCTGCGCTTGATCCACGCTCTGCTGATGTGGTTATGAAAACAGCCAATCAATTAACGCATGACTTTCAACTTACCACTATTTTGGTTACCCATAATTTAAAGGATGCTTTTACTTACGGCAACCGCATTATTCAAATGGCCGAAGGAAATATTATTAAAAACCATGCTGACGAAGCTAAAACCAAGCTCACTCAAAATGATCTTTTCGACTGGTTTAGTTGAACAACTATCCTTAGCTAAC
It encodes:
- a CDS encoding ABC transporter ATP-binding protein yields the protein MQTAISLTNISKTFNYGKPTQVDAVKNVNLAIEDGEFVVIVGSNGSGKTTLLNLISGSIYPTAGTIKIYDTDVTNLADHERSRWIARVFQNPLSGTASELSILDNFRLAALRTKAKGFTIGIDQRFKNIVKDKVAGLGMGLENKIDQAMGTLSGGQRQALTLLMSVMDDCKVLLLDEPTAALDPRSADVVMKTANQLTHDFQLTTILVTHNLKDAFTYGNRIIQMAEGNIIKNHADEAKTKLTQNDLFDWFS